The Silene latifolia isolate original U9 population chromosome Y, ASM4854445v1, whole genome shotgun sequence sequence ataataaaataaaaaagcaTCTTCATAGTTCATAAGCAAGTGTatgtatctaacaacttaaaTGAGTGTATGACTAAGAAACTAGTCAATACAGTAGCTCCTATAggaatgtatctagcaacttaaatgagtgtatctagctagttagaggtatgtatctagcaaattaaacaagtgtatctagctagttagagGTATGTAACTATGTATCTATCAAATTAaacaagtgtatctagctagttggaggtatgtatctagcaacttaaagagtgtatctagctaactaGAGGTACGTATATAGTAATTtataggagtgtatctagctagttagagGTACGTATCTACAAACTttaaagagtgtatctagctagttagaggtatgtatctagaaacttaagagagtgtatctagcaagctaatggtttatacttcctccattcaactccaatcTACCATATTTCTATTTccatccattcaactccattcTACCACTTTCCTAAAAAAGCAAAGCAAATGACAATTCTATCCTAATTGCTTTATCTTATTTACAGAAAATGCCACTGGTTGGCCCACACTTAATTACACTCAAATCCTTCCCTTTTTCTAATCTGGCCCAATTAACACCCTAACCCAATCCACACTCACTAATCCTTCCCTCCAAATTTTACTAACCCAACCTACCTATACCCCTTAAATCGTTAAAAAAAAAATACCCAAACCAACCCACCTCATTCATTCCTCCATCAGCCCAACTACTCCTCCATAACTCTCTAGAATTTTCATTACTCCCTCATTCAATCCCCAGAAACCCTAAAGccatcctctctttctctctcccttATTCCGCCTCCTTCAATCCCTCAGAAACCCTAGATCTCCCTCATTCCgttttcatttctcttctttaatCTCCCTCATTTCCTAAATTTTCTTCAACTATCTCCCTAATAAACATCATGAAACCTCCTCATCCAAACTGTGGTAATGATTGTATACACTGTGTCTTTTATCGTTATCGTGTTGGGTTAGTAGACGATGAAGGCGATGATGATTTTGATTAATCTGCTCCTGAATCGCCTCCTCCAACCCATATCGCTCCTGATTCGCTAGATCCTGATGATTTGGGGACTGTAGTTGAAGCGACGGAGTTCGATGACGGTAGTGTTTGCATGCCAAAGTCCCCTGAGAACGTCGCTCCTTCAAAGTTGCCTGAAACGCCTGAGAAAACCACTTTAATCGAAGTGGGTGGTGGATCTGGTGAGTCTGAGAGTCCTTGCACAAAGTATGCAAATCGGTATTTGAAGAGGATGGCTGATAGGCGTCCTATAAACGTTGCTCCTTCAAAGTCGCCTAAAACGCCTGAGAAAACGGCTTTAATCGAAGTGGGTGGTGGATCTGGTGAGTCTGAGAGTCCTTGCACAAAGTATGTAAATCAGTATTTGAAGAGGATGGGTGATAGGCGTCCTAAAAACACCTGATTTTATTTAAGCAGTAATTACTTCAAGGTTTTGGTATAGTTCCTCACCCCTTCACTTTTtgtgtatttttattttatttattcgtaTATTACTGCTGGGTTAACTGCCGTTAGGAGAATTTTTGTATGAATTTTTGTATGCTTTTTTGTATGCTTTTTTCTATGAATTTTTCTGATAATGATTTTTGTATGCTGTTAACTGCTGTTAGGAGAATTTTTGTATGCTTTTTTCTATGAATATTACTGCTGGGTTAACTGCTTTGGTTTGTCTGATAATGATTTGGTTTCTCTGATAATTTTTCTGATAATGATTCAATGCTCTGGTTTTTCTATGACCCTTTTCGTCTGTCTGAAACTGAAATGAAAAACTTGAACTGAAACTGAACTGTTTGGTCTGTCTGGTTTGTCTGCACTGTTAATGAAACTGAACTGTTAATGTTTGCCTGAACTTTTATGGTCTGTCTGAAACTGAAATGAAAAACTTGAACTGAAAAACTTgaataaaaaatgaatgaaactgaACTTAAAGTTTTTCAGCAATTAAAATTGTTTGGTCTGTCTAGTAATTAAAATTGAACTTTTAATGAAACTGACCTGTTAATGTTTGCCTGAACCGTTATCCTCTGAACTTTTATGGTCTGTCTGAAACTGAAATGAAAAACTTGAACTGAAAAACTTGAATAAAACTTGAAAAACTGAAATGAAAAACTGCTGTCTAGTTTGTCTGCACTGTTAATGAAACTGAACTGTCTGGTTTGCCTGCACTGTTAATGAGACTTGAACTCAAAAACTTAAATGAAACTGAACTGGTTTAGTTTGTCTGCTCAATGATGAAAATCCTTAATGGTTTGAGAGCTTTTAGGTTATTGCTAGAGTTAAATGTTAAGTGGCCACTATGTTTAAGTAAACAAGCCACCACATGGTCTACCAATGAATGAGAGTGTGTGCCTTTCCATTTCAAATATAGTTATTGATTCTCTATGATGACTATTCCTTAATGGTTTGAGAGCTAAGTTTCTTGTTGCCTTAATCAATTCTGTTTTGTATAgaatgtggggtaatatccgtataataccctataaaattaggactataacgcaaattttatatgcaatttattgtcataaacgaaaaacaacaatgaaacgataaagattaagaatcaacctcgggtcctttgtagtgcggcgtaaaaatgaaaatcaacagagatttcctcctaatcgttgcacccaagaccatctgagactatgcccttgtgctagaattactctctaattgacttgcaatattgagagagttgttatgtgagtttttccgatgtgagatctaaatttttgagaggcaatgttctcaaaaccctaatgatttttcaaatgaataacaattaggttacaaaagagagagagctctcttttgtttgcttggttcggccaaaccgagtagaagaggaggaaatgggctttcattttctccttattttaactcgtggtccgatgctaaaatgtatatgacgcggtctttattataaatcgtcatcggttatcggttattaaaacatcaactaatgacacggattagttgaattattaatacatgtccgacaaagacaatattgtataattaattcaatatacattaattaaatataatcgtttatatttaatttacgaattaactgtttaatttgccttagcccattttatttaacccgtattaaataaaatatctcaacatcgcatttttgactaataactcggactaactgcttagtcaattttctggcatcaacatgactgtattttcataccgtcacatctctcaaacgtatcctataggtgtgacttttagggaccagttgatcaccgccatctgtatgacaataacgtcaaacttatctagcaagccaaccgttattgataaacgtggaccaactgattatgatacaaaagtataccctttgatccttttagagatttataagtccttgcactaactgtaaaggacaccatcCCCAACATAGAAAGCATGGTCTATCTTCATTGTGTGTGTGTAGGAGGCTTTTTTACATTACAAAACTCAATGATGAGGCCATTTAGAGCCTGAGAGTTTTGTGCTTAATGATGATGCTTTGAGAGCAAGTGCTTGTATGGTgtagttgaatggaggaagtatatgtaTAGGTATCTGGCCATTAAATTAAAGTATTTAAGCCACCACATGGTATACAAATGAATGGGTGTGTGTGTTCATCTATTTCAATTACAGTTTGAGAACTCTGTGATGACTGTTCCATAATGGTTTGAgagctttatttattgttgccTTTCTCATTACTGTGTTTGTTTGATGATTATGGTCTACCTTCATTATGTAATGCATGTAGGAGGCTTGAATACTTGACACAACTCAGTGATGAGGCCACACTATGCCTGAGAGTTGATGGTCTATCTTCATTGCATTTTCCTGATTTGTGTTGCTAATGTTTCAATTGAACATTAAACTGAACTTGAAATTGCATTCTGAACTGAACTTCAAATTTAACATTGCATTTGTCATTTCATTTCAAACAAAACATTACATTCAAAAGTAAATTGAAGTTTAATGTTCATATGAAACATCAGTTTCAAATAAACATTAAACTAAACATTACATATCTTCAATTGACAATGCATACCACTCTATAATCCTAAAAACTTAACCTTCAACATTGTACCCTAGTTCCTCCATTAGGTTTTCAAGTCCTTCTGTCTTCCCTAATGACTGCATATATTCAATGCATTCTCTTACCAAGTCTTCATTGACTACTAAATTCCTTGGTAACATTCCAATAGCAGCTAGATGACCCTTCCCCATGTGTGGGAGTGCAAAATCATTATGCCCCTTACGCATCATAATTTCAATCATGACTGCTTGTAATgataagaatatgttgttgagTTTGGTAGGACTGTAATCTACGAATGCTTGCATAACTTCATTAACTAGTTCATCAACTGTTTTGTATGCACTAGATGATTGAAATGACTGTAATGCCTTGAAATATCCAAGATCATTACGTTTAAATCTGAGAGTTTGGGGTTGGAAAACTAATTCAATGTGAAAACCATCCGAGTTTGCGCACCATAAAGTCAGGGTCGTTATTCTTGATATGTGACCTTGCATTGTCTTGTTGAATGTAAATATGCTTGCTTAAACAGTCTGGCCACACACTCTTAATTGCTGGTATAACTTGATTAATTAGACAATCTTTGACAACCTGTTTTGTGATTGAGTCAATGGGCTTAGTTTCCATTGTCCCCCTTGGCCTTTGTTATCTTGTTCCTTCTTCTGTTTGGTACTTCATGTTTAAATGGAAACATGCCAATTTTACCATCAAATATTAACTCCCCATCTGCTCCATATATTGGCCTACTAACTGCACACATGAACATGACCTTTGTAAGAAACCTTTTTGACTGGCAGCTCTTATATGGAGGCTCCTCCCCTTCCACAATATACACCTTTTCATTGTCTGAGGTTATGAAAAACCACTTCTCATCCATGTGGATAGTGTTGCTCATCTCATCAAATATTATTTCAGTGAATGGGATTGAATTTAGATCAAGAAATTCTTGCACTTGTGCTCTAACCACCAATGACTTTAGTGAATGCAGTAGCCTTTGTTCTTTGTGTAAGTCACTGAGTTTGGGATGTAATGGAGTTGAATGATGCTTAAGTAAACCTTCATTCACCCATGATTGGACTGTTCCAACTGAAACTCCACAATTTTTAGAAACCCTCTCTATGGTGTTTCTTTTAGAACTGTGTAGTGACTTGATATGCTCAATGTCTGGTAGTATCCTTTTCCTATTTTTATTGCCTATTTTTCCACTTTTGACATCAAGTTTATCTCCTACTAACCTGGGTTTTTTTGCAAGTTTCCACATGTTTGAGATGCTTTTATCACTCAACCCAAACCTTTCTGCTGCCTCTCTGATAGCACCAAATGGCAGCTTCCCATCATTACTTTTTTGAAGAAGGTAGATGGCAACTTCAGCCCTCAAATCCTCCGTCATACACTTGTGCACCATGGCTGTGAAGATGTAGTTTTCTGAAGATGGTTGTGTAATTTGTAGAACTAAAGCcgtgtaattttttttataacttcagcactgttttttttttttagattcttgtaatttatggacttgtaaagtttatttttgtttctttGTTATTGAATGAGCAGCTTAAGTAAGTTGAGAACCAACATGGAATGTATTATCCAAATTAATTTGAAATGACATTTTTGGGGGAAATTAAGTCTCACTTGTTTTGGTGGGGTTTTTAAAGTATTGAAATATTTGGTGAAATTTTTGGTGGGAAATTTAGAGCCTAATTAGTGAACTAAAGCAGATTACTTTATGGACAAATTTTTCTTTCATCCCATTTCTCATTGTACTTTTAACATTTCTTTATAAATTCCTTAAAACTTGTGCAAAGTGTACTATGGtagtttggagttgaatggaggaagtatctaGCAACTTAACGGGATCAAATTCTTATTGGATATGAATGACATTCGTTCTAGAGTTAATGAGATAAAATTGACATTCGTTTGTAATAAAATGAATGTTTTGCCTCGGCCATTTATATTGCATGTGATATAATGTAATGTTTGTGAAGCTTAACCAAATGCCAAAACCTTTTCATCTACCACTACACTACCACGAATCTGCCTCCTCGCCACCCAACTTCGGATTGTCAAAATAAAATAGATGCAGAGATAAATCTTCTGAGTCTGCCTCCTCGCCACCCAAAATAGATGCAGAGATATAAAGTATATTTATTTTGATGGTGGTAACGGTGTTCTCGGCGTAAATCTAGGTAGCTGGATTGTCGAGATGTGTATCCGGAGTGTCGAGTTGTGTATCTGGTTGTTGAATGCAGATGTTCCATTAAACTACCACGAATCTGCCTCCTTGCCACCCAACTCCGGCTGACCGTCACCGCCATCAAAACAACCAGTCAATTCACATCGGCAAAGGAAGACATTTTTTGACTAGAAATCTTCCAAACAGGCTATTAATACCATTAGTTTTCGAAATCATCACTCACCTATACGACCACCACATTACCGCAGAAATAAAATTCGAGATATAAATCTCACAACTATAAAGATGACAAATGCCAAAACCCCACCGAGATCTCAAATTTGTTGCTCAACCTCTGTTACTAGTCAAAGAAACTCGATTGAAGTTAAGAGATTAATTCAACGCACTGTAGATCTTTGTCAGCCACCACGCCTGGGATTTCAGTATGGTAGTCTTAGTGGTTTTCGCCTGTGACTGTTGCTCCTTGTGAAAGAAATGGTTCATcgggtcggagtgtgagtgaggTTGGATATGAGGAGAGGAACAAACAAATCACCGGCGTTTTAGGCCGGTGTTATCGGTGCTGGGGGATGGGGGATGAGGGGTGGTGGACGGAGTTGTGCGATGGGTAGGAGAGAGGGTAAGAGGAAGTTAGTATGTGGGGCTACTGATTGACGTGAGTGTACATGGGAGGAGAGAATGATTCATGCGTTGTTTTGAAATCTAATCAAGGCCTTTCATTTGACATAATCTTATGGTTTTTATTGAGTTAAATGTACGGATCCcgattctctctctctctctctctctctctctctctatatatatatatatatatatatatatatatatatatatatatatatatatatatatatatatatatatccctcCATACTgaccaatggtaacacttacctaatacggccgtaccacaccaatggtaacattccttatttggcccacaacattaccaattTATCCTTATACatatttgatatttacacaaaatgtcattagataccccacctaccaacccacaattaaactcacaattacataccccacctattttttttcCTCTTTACCCTTGCTTTTACCTTTTTTTCATAAAAATCCCATTTTTTACCATGTTACCATTGgtttggtatggagggagtatatatatgcACACATATATATACTAATAAGATCAAATGAGTCCTCCTCTTaaatgtgagtccataagtcccattatgggCCTTTGGATCTTGAaaatggagggctaagatgagaacCAAAAAATTAAGGTTAATACTCTAATTTTGCCATCTTCCTTTAATattctcattaactacattaatcttcctcatctttcattcattatctcattatcacatctcctcattctctctctaGATCTCACTTCTTCATATtctcccaaaaaaaaaacaagaaaaaaaaacccaaaaaatccaaataaatcattacTCATCTATTCCTCATTCACCATcaacctaccaccacccaccggaaACCACCACATTCGCCAACCGTCGCCGTCGCTCACCGCCGCCTCCAACACCGCCACgccgtcaattttttttttttttgatgttttaattttaatcttggtgttgtttttattattttttttttctcaaataacGTCTTGCTATAgaatattgttttaaatttgtgattttttttattttaatctttgatctactaaaatagatcaattttcattgaccttttttttttcatttccgttttttttaTCAATTTTGATGTTTTAGTCTTTTGTTTTCCGATTATTGGCATTCTTACGaattatagtttgattttagtacCAAATTTGTTTTCTGGTTacttaaaattttgtcttggtattgtgtgatttagaatctattaaaattactttttctattaaaatcacactttttccgttaaaattacacttttttctgttaaaattacacttttttccggctaaaattacattttttttcgttaaaattacacttttttcccttataattacactttttttccggctaaaattacacttttttctgttaaaattacacttttttccgttaaaattacactttttttctgttaaagttactcttgtcttcattaaagttacatttatctctattattaaagttacacttatctctactaaggttaccatctcaatgactaaagttacgcttttggactaaagttagacgaatttggactgaaattacacaaatttggactaaaattacacaatttggactaactaatggagttatttgtaatttacacaatttggactaaagatacacaaatttggactatagttatacaatttggactaaaattacatttttatggactaaaattacacttccgtggactaatatacacttttgtagactaaagttacacatttgtggattaaagttacacatttgtggactaaaattacacttttttagactaaaattacacttttatggactaaaattaaactcataaaatgataaaagatatacactatcaatgtact is a genomic window containing:
- the LOC141629286 gene encoding uncharacterized protein LOC141629286 is translated as MVHKCMTEDLRAEVAIYLLQKSNDGKLPFGAIREAAERFGLSDKSISNMWKLAKKPRLVGDKLDVKSGKIGNKNRKRILPDIEHIKSLHSSKRNTIERVSKNCGVSVGTVQSWVNEGLLKHHSTPLHPKLSDLHKEQRLLHSLKSLVVRAQVQEFLDLNSIPFTEIIFDEMSNTIHMDEKWFFITSDNEKVYIVEGEEPPYKSCQSKRFLTKVMFMCAVSRPIYGADGELIFDGKIGMFPFKHEVPNRRRNKITKAKGDNGN